The genomic stretch CGCGCCATGCGCGAGCACGCGCTCCCCATCGACGTCATGGCAGGGAGCAGCTCCGGCGCCGGCGTCGCCGCGCTCCTCGCCTGCGGGTGGTCGTACGAGGCGACGCTGGCGCACGCGCTGCGCATCATCAAGGACGGCATCCCGACGCTCCGGCAGTTCCAGCCGCCCTACACTGCGCTTACCAGCGGCAAGGAAGCGGGAGAGGTGCTGCAGGCCGTCTTTGGGGAGCGGCAGCTGGAGGATCAGCTCGTCCCGGTCACGATCACCGCGGTCGACATCCGACGCCATCGCCTCGCGCTGTATCGGCGAGGCCCCATCTGGAAGTTACTGCGCGCCTCGGGGTCGCTCCCCCTCCTCTGGCCCCCCGTGTGGCACGAGGAGGAGCTCCTGGTCGACGGAGCGATCCTCAACTACCTCCCGATGGACGTCTTCGGCGAGGAGGTCGCCTTCGGCCTGACGATCGGGAGCAACCTCGAGATCTCTTCCAAGCCGGGCGAGCCGGCCTTCGCGAACACGATGCGCTACGGAACGTGGATAAGCGGGTGGCGCTACCTGTGGCGGCGCCTGACGGGAAAGAAGAAACCGCGTCCCCCCCGCATCGTGGAGATCCTGTACCACGCGATGGCGATCCCGAGCTTCCACCAGCAGGCGGCGATGGAGCGCCTGGGGGAGCGGGAGAACGTCTGCATCCTCACGCCGCCTTTAGGCAGCTTCGGGCTGTTCGGCGCGGACGCGGAGGTGGGGAAGCAGCTGGAGCGCGAGACGCACGCGTATGCGCGCGAGGCGCTGGCGCCGGTCGCGGCGCGATGGCGGGAGCGGCGTGGGCACGCGTAGCGCTGCGTCCCTCCAGCCAATGCGAACCTACCCCTCCGCATCGCGCCCGAAGTCGCGCGTCATCTCCACCATCGTGCGCCGAAAGCCGGCGCGCGCGAAGAGCCGCTGCGCCTCGGCGTTCCGCTCGGCCGTGGACAGGACGATCTGCGAGATGCCGCGCGCGCGGAGCGTGTCGATGGCCGCGGTGAGGAGCTGCTCGCCCACACCGCGCCGCCGGAACTCGGGGGCGACCAGGATGTCCTGCAGGACACCGGCGGGGCCACGCAGCGACATGTAGTCGTGCCCTTCGTCGGTGGCGTACACGTAGCCGATCACGTCGCCGTGGTCGTCGGCCACGAGGACGATCGACTTGGGATCGTCGAGCTGGCGGATGAGGAAGCTCGCGTAGTCCGCCGGCGTGCGTTCGCGCGTGGGGATGAAGCGCCGCTCGTCGAAGCCATGGTGCTCGTCGACGAGGAGCGCGCCAAGCCGGCCCAGTCGGGGGAGGTCGGCGCGGATGGCGGGGCGGATGGTGGTGTCGCTCGGGGCGTTAGGCGTCATGGTGGCGCACTCGGTCGGTTGGCGTCAGCGATGCCCATGCTCGTCAGGCAGGTCGGTGGCGACGGCGGCGCGCGCCCCCGCCCACGCAGCGTCGGGATCCGCCATGTCGAGCCAGTCGATCCCGCCATGGAAGCGAGCCTGCAGCACCTCGTACTGCTTCTGCTTGTCGGCGTCGGGATGCACCCAGTCGTGCAGGTAATACACCTTGTGGATCCCCGCCTGCAACATCTCCTTGGTGCAACCAAAGCACGGGCGCACGGTGGTGTAGAGCGTCGCCCCTTCCACCGCGATCCCGAAGCGCGCCGCCGCCAGCAACGCATTCTGCTCGGCGTGCACGCAGATGCAGAGGTCGTACGCGGTGCCGGAGGGATACGTGTCGCGATTGGCGCAGCGGTGGCAGCCACCCGCCGAGCAGTTGGTCATCCCCTCGGGCGTCCCGTTGTAGCCTGACGAGACGATGCGCCGGTCGCGCACGATGATCGCACCGACCTTGAGCCCCGTGCAGTCGGCCCGGGCGCGCACGGCCATGGCGATTCCCATGAAGTAGGTGTTGCGATCGGGGCGAACGAGCGCGGGCATGGCGGTGAGTGGGCGAGGCGGCTGGGCAGGTGGCGCTGCGGCGTGCCTGAAAGGTGACGGTTCGGCGACGGCCCGCACAACCGACCAAGCGCCCGAAACGGCGTCGGCAGCGCGTGCAAACCTTCCGACCAGGCTCGCCTGTCCGAAGGGGAGGTTCTCCCACGCCTAGCCCCTTCGCCGCTCCCCCTCGCCGCCGATGCGCGACCTTCGCTACGCCATCCGCTCGCTGCGCACGACGCCGTTCGTCAACGCCGTGGCCATCCTCTCGCTGGCCCTGGGCATTGGCGCCAACGCCGCCATTTACTCGCTCTTCGACCAGATGCTCCTGCGTCCGCTCCCGGTGGCGAACCCTGAGGCGCTGGTGAATCTCG from Gemmatimonadaceae bacterium encodes the following:
- a CDS encoding dCMP deaminase family protein, producing MPALVRPDRNTYFMGIAMAVRARADCTGLKVGAIIVRDRRIVSSGYNGTPEGMTNCSAGGCHRCANRDTYPSGTAYDLCICVHAEQNALLAAARFGIAVEGATLYTTVRPCFGCTKEMLQAGIHKVYYLHDWVHPDADKQKQYEVLQARFHGGIDWLDMADPDAAWAGARAAVATDLPDEHGHR
- a CDS encoding GNAT family N-acetyltransferase; this translates as MTPNAPSDTTIRPAIRADLPRLGRLGALLVDEHHGFDERRFIPTRERTPADYASFLIRQLDDPKSIVLVADDHGDVIGYVYATDEGHDYMSLRGPAGVLQDILVAPEFRRRGVGEQLLTAAIDTLRARGISQIVLSTAERNAEAQRLFARAGFRRTMVEMTRDFGRDAEG